The following is a genomic window from Physeter macrocephalus isolate SW-GA unplaced genomic scaffold, ASM283717v5 random_14, whole genome shotgun sequence.
CTGGCtgctccctccatcccctcctcctcaccGTGGGAGCCCAGTCACCTCCACCCACTCAGCCCAGGGAGCGGATGCTGGGCACGGAATTCAATAGGCACCACCAGCAGCCACCTGGAAAGCTGGGGAAAGTCGATACCCTAATCCTGGTGACCGTCTCTGGGGAGCAGGCCCAGGGCCGCTCCCTGCACCTCCTCGGGGAGGGCGGCTGGGGGCCAACGCCCCACTGGGCCCGGCCCCTCCCTGGCCGCTGCCATGGTGACGGGCCCTATAGAAAACAGCCAGGCTGCTTCTCACAGGCCAGCCAGCTCTGGGCCCCAGAAGGGGCGGTTGGAGGAGCAGGAAGACCACCGGGGTGGCTAGGGGAACAACAGAGGTGACTCGTCACCTCCCCAGGCTGCCCTTCCCCCCCCAGCCCGGCCAGCCGAGGGCTCTTGTTTATGCAAATAAGATAAGAATGATATCCTGCCGCCCCACGCAGGGGAATCAGTCCCAACAAGGGCAGAGGGGTGGAGAGGTGGAGCCCTGGCTGTtctggcgggggaggggtggggtatACTAGGTGTAAGGAGCCAGGACTGCTCTGGGATGCAGCTCAGGCCGCTCCAGGGGGCTCTGGAGACACAGGCCTGGGTCCGGCGCCACCTCTTCAAGGAAACCAGGATGGAGCGAGCTGCCTCTGCCTGCGGGTGACATGCTGGGGAGCATGGGGGCACTGTCCTTAGGGCAGGCTGGGAAGTGACCAGGAGCTCAGACTGCTGGCCAGTGTCCAGGCTCTAGGCTGAAGGCATCCTCTCCTCACCCAAAGGGAGGCACCAAGGGCTTGGCTGTCACTGACCCATGATCTCTGGCCCTGATGTGGCTTCAGTTATTTCTCCCTAGAAGACACCCCAGCCCAAGGTCTGTGCACACTGAGGAAGGCTGGACACCTCCCTCTGCAAACAAGGAGCGACTCTAGGCCTTGATCTTGTGCGTGCTGTTTCTCAGCGGGAAGGCCCTTCTCCGGAGACCCGCAGGGTGGGATCCAGATGATAAAGTGGGGGCTGCTTCTCTGACACCCCCGCGCAGGGACCCTGAGCCAGGTTCTCCCTCTGGCTCTCTTCTCCCGGTGCTGGCCGGAGACCCACCCGATGGAGAGTTTGGCTCAGTTCTCCCCAGGCCTGGGCAAGCCTGGGATGGAGCAGGCTGGTACCTGGGCTGCGGCCTGGCTGGACACCATCCAGGCTGGCCGCCCCATGCCCGCCTGCCCCTGCAGGCTCTCTGCCATcatccctcctcacccctcacccTCCTTCCAGAAGCTGCTGGATTGAACTCCTGTGGGCTGTCCCAAGAGGCTCTGTAAGGACCTTCTCGGAGCTTGTGAAATCGGGGCTCTACTGAAATAACGAAAAGCAGCTGCCGTTTAGtgagcacttactaagtgccaAGCACCCAAGCACCCCACCAGGGCTTTATAAGTGTACATTCTCGTTAGGACCCAATTGTAACCCTTTGGGAGGAGGGTATTATTGCCCTCACGTCACACATGAGGAAACTCAGGTTCAAACAGGTGGCATAAACTGCTCAAGCACACACAGCTGATAGGAGAAGAGGGTCGGCTTTGAGCTCAGATCTAGAGCAGCACTGCCCCATAGAAACAGAATGCCAGTCATGTAGGTAACTTAAACGTTTCTAGTAGCCAAATTAAAacgtaaaaagaaacaagagaaatcaatttaatatcttatttaacacaacatatccaaaatattatcattctaACACGTGATCTATTTAAAAGTTGTTAATGGGATGTTTCACATCCCTTTTTCTGTACTAAGTTTTCAAAATCTGGTGTGCATTTTACTTTTCACTTACAGCGCATCTCAATTTCAACCGGCACATTTCAAGCGCTaagagccacatgtggccagtggctgccaAAAAGGCCCATACAGACCCTAGAGGTCTCACGCTCAACTATTAGGCTGTCCCCTACATCCCCCCTTTGCTGTTTCAACTGGACATCACAACCTTAGAACAAGCACAGGGAGAGGCCGGAGCCTTCGTCCCCGGAAAGTCAGAGCTCCGGCCTCAGTCCCCCAGCCTTGAGCGGTACTAGAACCCAGGCCTCGGGGCACCGGCCCCACTTGTCCTTTTCAGGGCGCAGGAAGCCAAACACGGTCTGGGGTCTGGGGACGTGGTGAACTGTCCTAccctgaggggtgggggaggaaggccaAGGCCAACAGTCAAGGTCAGCCTCTCAGGGGGAGTCCTTTGTGCTACAGGGGAGCCCCAGAGCCAGCAAGGACAGTTCTCAGGCCCTGGGGATGAGGGTAGAGACTTGGTCACCAGACTCCCGGCTGGGCCCATCATGTGAGAAGGGATGGGGCCTGGAGCCTGCCCCTTCTGGGCCGAGGCCTTCCATCAGGGCTGACACTTTTCCTGATGGTGTCCCCTGGGGACAGAAGCACCTGGGAGCCCTGGATCCTTGCAGGGAGCTGGTTCCAGCAGCCTGAATTTATGCTGCTGTGACGGCCCTGGTGTGGCCCAGAATGTGATGGGCAGAGACACCCAGCTGGAGGGTCAGGCCCTTAAGCACAACCCAAGCCGGACGGACGTGCAGACACTGGAGTCAGAGTGAGTGGGGTTCTCAGACACAGCCCTGCTACAAGGTAAGGGCTCCCTACTGAGAATCGTGGGGCCACCCCCTGCACCGATGGAGCCTCAGTCTCCACATATGGACAATGGGGCTAGTATCTACCCCGTAGGGTGGTCATGTGGATTAACTGAGATAAGGCATGTTTAGAACACAGCACGTTGCCAGACACATACAATAACtaccatttactttttatttatcaacttaaaaaatggagaaagtaaTACCTGATTTGCAGGGTTGTggtgagggaagaaaaaaaaaaaaaaaatcaatgaagtgTGTATCACGATCTTCAGGGCACAGGGCCGGGCAACTAGTAGGCTTAGAGTAGCTCCCATTATTGGGGTCTAGAGCTCTGGTTTCTCTCTGTAAGAGGCTCACAGCACCCTCAAGACCTTGGCCAGGCCCCTTCTTCCCCTAATTCCTAAGCACTCCCCCACTTCCTCAGGGATCCATGGGATGGAAAgcctggggaggaagagaagggcccCCCCATGGAGACATGACGGGGTTCCTTGAGAAAAAAGCCCCTTTCTCTTTCCAAGAGAATCATCTCCAGGACTGAACAGGAACCAGAAGGTCAGAACCAGGGGCTATCCCAGGGGAGAAAGAAATCCCAAGTATGTGGCTTAAGAGGAGGAACCAGCACACAAGCCGTCACACCCTGTCCATTTCCAATCCAAACATCCTGCAGCTCAAGCCCTGCTCTGCCCTCGCAGACTCCAACTCGGTCCCGTGTGAAACGGGAATACGGGAAAGAGGTTGGAGGCTGCCAGCTAATTGTGCCCACCCCCGACTTTGCCACCTGGGGTACCTCTGGGATCAAGGTCAGGCGTGGCGGGAACCCACCCCACGCTGGGCACTTACACACACCTTCCGCATCACCTCATCAAATCTCTCCCACAACCCTGCAGGGTGGGGTCGGgggtccccatttcacagaggtaGAAGCTGAGGCTCGTGGGGAACGCTGAACGATCGGGGTCCCAGAGCCAGAGGGCTGGGATTCACAGACTTTCGGCTCTCTAGTTTTAAAATGGAAGCTGCTAGTAGGCAAGAAAAGGAGCGAGTAAGCTCTGTCTGGAATTCCGATCTCCGGGTGTGCTCTCGAGGCAGGAACAGGCCCAGGTGGGTTGGGCTGAGAGGAATTAGGACAAAGGTCCCCCATGGCTGTTTCGCACTCATCCATTCATGCAAAAATGATTTATTGAGCCCCTCCCTGCTCGGTGTCTGGGACAGTGCTGGggatataaacataaataagcCACAGCTGTTGCCCTTGGGACTCAGCACGGGCTGGTGGAGGAGATGTGAACGGATGATTTAGATATTGCATGTTCAGTGTGAGAAAAGGTGGAAGGACAGGGGGCAGGAGGTGAGGAAAGAGTTCACGATGCCTGCGGGGGGTCGAGGAAAGGTTTCCTGGGAGGTGAGTGGTCTGGGGGAGCATGCTTGGCGCAGAAGGGGACTGAGGGTTCCCACGTGCAAATATCAGGTGCGAAGGCTCAAAGCACACGGCATGCTGGGAGGGTATTCGGACCCTCGGTGTGGTTTGGTGGGCTGGTGGGGACAAGAGGGGCAGTGACGAGAGAAGGCTGCCAGATTGTGAAGGGCTGATTCGTCAATGATAGCGACCCCAGATGGAGCACTTTTGGATGCCAGGCTTGGCCACGGCTGCACGTGCCCAACGGGAGAGGCAGATCCAGGGCTAGCTGCCCCCTGGGTGGGCGTGTAATCATCACTGtgaaatatgtattaattcaGATCCCAGCAACCAACgttcactgagcacttactcaGGGGAGGCTCTGAGCTACTGGCTCAACAGGCATCCTCACATAACCCCGCCAACGCCAGGAGGCCGCTGCCGTCACCCCCAATTTACAcaggaggaaatggaagcttAGAGAAACTTGGCTCGCGTGGCCGCGCGGGTACAGCTGGGCTGGCGGCTCAGGCCTGCCCAGCCCCCGCTGTGGCCCTGTGCCGGCTGCCCAGCTCAAGGGTTTAGGCCTCATCCTGTGACTGCGGGGGGCCGTGAGCAGGGGTGCTGCTTGTCGCTCCCCGTGGGTGGGGGTGTGCCGAGCCGGAagcaccccaccccctcctccaagaTCAGTACTCCGGGCACCCCTTGCCCTCTGCCCTGCATCGTTCTCGACCCAGGCCGCTCTTCCCAGTGAGGTGTCACCCGCCATGCACGCTGCATGACACTTTCCCACTAACACCTTTCTCACTTCTGAGAACTCAGGGGGATGTCATTAACAGCCCCCACTTTGCAGACGAATTCAGACTCAGACTCATCAGTAACATTCAAACGCTGGGTATATCCCTTACATAGACATCGCTTGTCTCTTCGGGGAACAAGGAACTCTTACGATGTCtacgaatatatatatatttttttacaaggACAGGGCGGGTCATCTGCAGGCCCACCGTACCAGATTTCATGGGAACCTCCTACCAGAAGGACTTAACGCTGCTCGGCGGCTATGCACAGCTGGGATTCAAATGCCTGGGCATACAAGATGCTCAGTCCAGCACCCACTAGGGGCTCAAGTACTTTCCATTATTTGTAAAAGTCTAGAGAAGGCAGGTGTCACTGGAATCCAACGCCCTCATTTTATTGATGGgagaaccaaggctcagagaagttctgACTTGCTCGTTGACCTGAAACCCCAAGAGGCCTGGAGATGGTGTCCCCGGGACTGGCTGGAGGGTTCTAGTCCTTTCCACTGGCCCAACAAAGCGCACACACAAATGCAAGTGTCACACCACTCCTGGGGCAGCCCCATTCTGTGCTCGCCCAGAGAGCACAAGCCAACGCCTGCTGCTTTTCAGGTGGCCTGGTGGGGGCACATGTGCTAGGTCAAGCCTCCGTTCCGGCCTCTGTGCACCCCAGCTCCCCGCAGGCCCTCCTGCACCCAGCAGCAAAACCAAAACGGCACCGGGAGGAGCTGAACATGGCTGCAACCTGCGGGGGGCTGCGGGGGGGAGGGTGGGTTACTTGTGCCAGTGCcaaagtccaaaaaaaaaaaaacaaccaaagcGAATGGTCAGTCGATGCCCTCGGCACAAAGTTCAACCTGGATTTCTGCCTGGGACCAGAGGTCATGGGTTCCAACTCCCCAGTGTCAAACCTCTGCCAGGGGTGCTccgaccccacccccacccttgccGATGCCAGCTTGGCAGCGGCAGGAAGCAGAAGCCTGGTGACCCTGGCGTTCTCGGCACCCAGCTCCGGCCGGACAGGGCTCCTGGTGACTTCACCTCCACCAAACCAACTGGTCCTCTCCGGCTCCACCTTCTACCCTTAAAGGCTGAACTGGGCCCTTTCTCTGTCAAGGGAGGCTCCTACTGGCACCACGGACACCCCTGCCAGCAGGTGGAGAGCTGGTGAAGCCAAGCGGGCCCAGGGGACgccctggccctgctccccacaaccTCACCCTGAGGCCTCCTCCTTCACTCTCCGGGGAACAGAGGGCTCAATACAACTTCCCTTTTGCCTCCGCCCCTCCTACGGCCGATCCAAACTGGGGTCATGAGAGGAAAACACCAAACGTGGGCAGAGAGCAACCAGCCTGCGTGCTGTCCAGGGACTGGAGTGAGACAGCTGATGCCAGGGCAAGACCCCCTGCCCGCGGTGACCTGCTGTCCGCTGTACAGCCCAGGGACGCTGGACCACTCCCGCCGCCGTTTCCCCGCCTCCCAGGCCTTCCCTCCAGCTCCCAGATACAAGCCGGCGCTCACTCCTCACATTCCTGGGACTACAAATCCCCCTGGGTGGCAGAGCTGCCACCATCCCCCAGACCAGACGCCTCTGCGCCCCgtccctgagccccacccccatACATCGGCCTCGGGACGGTGGAGCTTCTTTCTTAGAAGTCACACGGGACTTCAGGAGGATGAAGTCCAGCCAGGCTGAAGTTAATGATACACACGCCAGCCAGCGGGctgtggggaaggggggaagtgCCTGAGAGCCCAGCGTGcgaccccctcccctcccctcccctccccgcgcTGCAGCTCCTCACAGAAAGCGCGTAGTTATTCCTCCAGCTTTTTGAAGTCGGGGCCGCTCTAGCTTCACCCCAGCTTCATTTACCACCCCCAGGGGCCGTGGAGGAAGCTGGTCACTTGCACCAGGAGGGGCGGGATTGGGAGTCCCAAGGGACCGGAGCAGACACCACCAACAGAGTCGAGGAAAAGGGGACGGGGCTCCCTGGGGCCGCCCGCCCTCACTCTCACTCCCAAAGGCGCTCAGGGCGCCAGCCCAGtctggggagagggagcaggggtCGCGGGACGCAGCCTCAAGGCTGTAACTGCCAGTTCGCCCGGTCGGCGGGCGGAAGCAGTCTCCCCCGTGAGGATCCAGTTTCAGAAAGACAAAGCGGCAGCAGGGCTGGGCGTCCGGGGCGCCTGGGTCTCTTGACTATTCTCCCTCCCACCCGGTTCCAGCCTCGCCGTCCGGCCCGGGGCCCGCACTTACCCGCTCCTGATGGCTCTTCTCGGCCTCGTGCGGCTCCGGCGCGGCGGCGGGCGGCTCATTTTCGCCGCCAGCCCCCTGCTCCTCGGCGGCGGCCGGCGGCTCGGCCTGCCCGGATCCTTCCTGGGGGCGCAGCATCTCCTCCCGGACCTGGACGCCCAACTTCTGCAGCCGCTCGTCGGTCTCGGGGTCGACCACCAGCAGGCGCACGGAGTTGAGTGCGGCACGGATGCGGCTCACCACCTGCTGGTGGGTCTCTTTCTCCACGTTCTCGCCATTCACCTCCACTAGCCGGTCTCCGGCCAGCAGTCCCGACTTCTCGGCCGGCGAGCCGGGCTCCACCAGCCGGATGAACTGGCCTACCTTGCCCTTTTCCCCGTGCAGGTGGAAGCCGTAGCCGTTCGGACCCTTCTCCAGGCAGCAGAGCCGGGGTAGAGGCGCCCCGGCCGCCGCGTCCGTGCTCATCTCGCCCTGCAACGGCTCAGCGACGCGAAGCGGCGTCCGGTCGGGGTCCGGAGACGGGACGGTCCACCCCTTCTTCTCACCCTGCGGGCCGGGAGACGAGAGCGAGAGCGGCAGGGAAAGCCCGCGCCGCCGGACTGGCCGAGCGAGCAGGTGTCCTGGGAGCTGCGGAGGCGAACTGCGAGGAGCCGAAGCCGAAGCTCACGGACCAATCCCCGCCGTGCGCGGCGTCTGAGTGTTCCAGAGCCCGCCCAGGCAGCTTATtccggggggcggggccgcgcggAGGGTGTGGACCACCGAGGGCCAATCAGACACCACGGAGAGGGGGCGCTCTGGCAGGGAGAACGACACCGGCCAATGGGAGCGCGCAGGGCTGAGTTTCTGCTCTCAGCGCGGCGCCCCGCGGCGGGAGAAGAAAGAGGGCTCAGGAAGTGGAAGTGTCTGTTACCAAGTGGCTGGTTGAGGcccggggggggggcgggggggggcggggggcgggagcGAGTTCCTGGTACTGGGCAGAGCGGCCCGCAGGATCTGTTCTGATTTCCCTCCACCTGTGTCGGGGATTGAGAGCCAACCCTCGGGTAAAGGACCCTAACATTTCAACAGCCTTCAAGCCAAAGTGTGCAACTCCagttggggtgggggtaggggcgACGGTTGTCAGGAAAATCACTGCCGCTCCGGTGCTGCGAGCGGTCTTACGAATAAGAACGAGGTCCACCTCGGACCCGACAGAGTAGTTTGAATAACGAGATTTTCCCATTTGTGGGGCCACTTTGCTTTGTCCCAGGAACTGCTAATAGGGGTGCAGGCTCTGATCCTCGCTGGGACAGTGTGAGGGTCCAGCAGAGAGCCCAAGGCTTCACGGGGCTGCCCAGCCAAGACAGGTCACTCAGGGGCAATGGCGTGGGAATTGGCGTCAGCCTTTGGCTAgggaggtggggttggggagaggcaGATCAGAGTCAGGTAACCAATCTCTGGGTACATTCCATAGGAGAAGGAGCCCTGGCTTTCTTcaatagagaaggaaaaatgattaGGACCGTAAGATAAACCTTCTTTCAGCTCCTACTTTCAGATGAGAGGCTGGTCAcagaggctgggggcagcctGTTAGGGGTGAGGTGACCAGTCGGGGACATTAAAGGATGAGGAACAAATAATTTTGGCAATCAGTGACAAGCAACAACAATCCTTTCAACATGATCCGCCCCCGCACCCCCCCCCACGACCCCCGCATCACGTGCACCTCAAAGAAGCAATGGACAGGGTGTACTTTCCAAAATACTGCCATTTACTTCTGAAAAACACAAATGCTAGAGGCCCAGAGCAGCCCATGTGATTGGATTGCCTGCGACCTGCCTTGGGCCCCAGAAGAACCCGGCAAGGTCAGGCTCCTCCCTGCTCTGCCTGGGAGAGGCCTGGAGAGCTTCCTTATCGGCCTGAGTTGAAGCTGCTGACTCTGCTCTGGGAGCAAGATTTCTGCCTTGAAAGCAAATGCAGCAGCCGCAGAAATGTACAGTGCATACCTttctcacccctctccccacccctggtgAACAGAGCTGGAGTAAAGGTGCCTCTAGGTCATAATCTGCGCGTCTCCTGCCCTCTTCCCATCGTTGGGGTCAGGGCTTTGGGAGACCTGTGACCTTGGTTGGCCCCGTGTAAGCTCCTTGCAGCGCGTCTCCCCACCCAAGCCTCACCCACACGACCTTGTTTTGCATACAATGCGTTGATTTGCCCGGGAAATGGATGACCTCTCACTCCCTAACCTGGCTCAGTACGAAGGGAGACAAAGCAGTTTGGGCCCTAATGTCTGTCTGAGAAGAAAAGGATGGGGCTGATTGGGGAGGAGATGGCCCTTGGGTTTAGGGGTTACACAACGGGGTGAGGTTTGCTCACTTCTACCTCCCACCTACTCCAGGACTCAGGGCTTTCTTTTTATCTGTCTCTTTATCCAGTGGAAGCACTACAGCTGCTTGAAGAAGTAGCCTGTGGGCTGCATACCTGCCGAAGGATTGGGACAGAAGAATAACCTTTCCCTATCGGTAACTGTAGGTGTCTGGGGACACAGGCAGAAAGGTAGAAAGATAAGGCCAGGGATTCAGGGAGGAGGGGCTCCCCTGGGATCTGAGGTCCGGCAAATAGGAACCAGATGTTTCCAGGTGTCCTAATGTGCTTGTGGGCTGGGGGAAATGGGGGTGCACCTCCCAGAGAGGGGCTAGTAAGGCCAGAGGTAGCCTACCAGACAGACCTAATCTCTGTTACTCCTCTCCGCACCTCCCCCCAGGGAGCCTGGGTCCCGGCCCAATCTCCACATCTCTTATCTTCCGGAGGCTTTGGTCTAGCTCCCGGCACAAGGGCCCTGTCTTATTGGGGAAGATTGTTCTCTGGGGAGCCGGAGGCAATGAAGGCCTGGGTCTGCTCAGCCTCTTGCCAGCTGAAGGGTGGGAATGGGGTCACTCACTACCTGCCTCATACCCCAGAAGTGCATCAGTGCCCCCTGGTGCTGAGCTGAAGCTCACCGTGGTGAGGCAGGAGGCCCAGGGCCCTGAGTCCTATAGCACTAGAAGGCAAGAGGGGCACCAGCTCCCTTCCTCCGTTTTCGGGTGCCCTTTTGATTAGATTACGTAtcattaaagtgaaataaaaatattttaccctCCTCCGGGGACGCAGGGAAGCTACGGGAGCTAGAATAGGGGCAGGAGTACGGAGGGGCTGTGCACTGGGTCCCCCAACTCTCTCCTCACTGGCTCAGCCGCTTAGAATAAACCAGGTCTGAGGGAGAAGGCCGCATCCTTGTGCGTCTCTGGAGCTTCCTCTCAGCCCCTTGGGATTCACAAGAAAGAGCAGCAGCTGGGCCGCTTCTTCTGGGATTCCACATAGTCTCGGATCTGGAAGCTGCGTTCATGAGCCTGCCGCCCGGCTCTGTACTTCAGCTCccttgaagaggaagaagaaatgggcTGGGCAGGCAGTGAGGAACCGGGCCTTCTCCCACTCCCACGGCCCGGGGCCAGGGGGCCTCCGAATGCAGAATATCGTTGGGCCCTGGGGACCGGGCCAAGGGCCAGGCCCTACTGAGTTCCCAGATGGTGCCACCCTGCCCTGCACGTTCCCTTCCCCGCTCAGCGCTCACTTGGCAATGGCCAGAAAGGCTAACTCCACGTTCATGCCCGTCTTGGCGCTGGTCTCCATGAAGGGAACTCCATACTCCTGCCAGGGTGAGATTATCCTCAGTGGCCACTCCCCGgctgtccccccccaccccccgccctccccccaggCAGTCACTTACCCTGGCCAGCATCTCTCCATCCTCTGAACGGATCATCCTTTCACTGCTCACATCCGCCTGTCAAGCCCAGGTGGGTCACTCTGGGAAAGGAGGCCTTGACCCCAGAGGGCCCCTCTCCTGCCCCGCTGGCCCAGCTTTCTGCCCTGGGAGCAGGCACTGCCCGCCCTCTGCTGGTAGCCTGCGGGACTGCAGGTGGTATGATCCATCTGGGGCCAGGGCTTCTGCCTTCTTCAAGTTCTTACCCAGCTCCCAGCAGGGGGATCTCACCCCAACTCAGGGAGGTGGGTAACTCTGCTTGGCAAGGGG
Proteins encoded in this region:
- the RAB37 gene encoding ras-related protein Rab-37; the protein is IWDTAGQERFRSVTHAYYRDAQALLLLYDITNKSSFDNIRAWLTEIHEYAQRDVVIMLLGNKADVSSERMIRSEDGEMLAREYGVPFMETSAKTGMNVELAFLAIAKELKYRAGRQAHERSFQIRDYVESQKKRPSCCSFL